The Diaphorobacter ruginosibacter genome contains a region encoding:
- the uvrA gene encoding excinuclease ABC subunit UvrA: protein MTHGLIRIHGARQHNLKNLDVDIRTSELTVVTGPSGSGKSSLVFDTLYAEGQRRYVETFSAYARQFLDRMDKPAVDSVEGVPPAIAIDQTNPVRSSRSTVGTMTEINDHLKLMFARAGQLFDRKTAQAVRHDSPDTIYAELKARSDAEGDPRIVITFPVELPAGTSAEQVEQWLSASGFTKVQAEREVATPTGPRKLLDVVADRFRLGNAERARVIEAIEVGLKRGSGKLIVYRLKDEGEPDLWRFSTGLHCPDSDLRYSEPIPSMFSFNSAVGACDTCRGFGRVIGVDYGLVIPNDKLTLRAGAIKTIQTPAWKEAQDDLMRHAETAGIPRDTAWYKLTDDQKKWVIDGTPGYKEGNWNKQWYGIRRFFEYLESKAYKMHIRVLLSKYRSYTPCPVCAGARLKTESLLWRIGSKEDADAVLPPARRFMPQGVDWTREQLEGLPGLSLHDLMLLPIERLRDFFDRLGASAPHRVLGWTRPGEAGESGQPDASVIDIDIDSGEAQALRMLHEEITTRLRYLCDVGIGYLTLDRQSRTLSGGEVQRINLTTALGTSLVNTLFVLDEPSIGLHPRDMHRITEAMLRLRDAGNTLVVVEHDPAVMIAADRVIDMGPAPGERGGEIVFDGTVGELRRADTLTGNYLGGRKTISSGIKRLVTDATPRLVLEGAREHNLKDVTVEFPLQRLVTVTGVSGSGKSTLIQDVLAPALLRQFGKATETPGVHDRLLGADHLSDVVFVDQSPIGKTARSNPVSYVGAWDSIREIFASAPLSRERSYTAAKFSFNAGDGRCPTCGGSGFEHVEMQFLSDVYLRCPDCDGRRYRPEILEVRIERGGRMLNVADVLELTVSEAAELFARDREVIRALQPIVDVGLEYVKLGQPVPTLSGGEAQRLKLAGFLAEAAKGGSASKQPVAKKGTLFLFDEPTTGLHFDDIAKLMRALRKLLDAGHSLVVIEHNLDVIRASDWIIDMGPEGGDKGGQIIAQGAPESLRHDRASHTAAALREYEQALGESGHSVHEKQAEMRREKRKREGEGAQQAKNAIEIINAKEHNLKQLSVDIPRGKFNVVTGVSGSGKSTLAFDILFNEGQRRYLESLNAYARSIVQPAGRPEVDAVYGIPPTVAIEQRLSRGGRKSTVGTTTEVWHFLRLLYVKLGVQHCIHDGAAVQPQTADSIAAQLLTQFKGQLVGLMAPLVLNRKGVYTELADWARPRGYTHLRVDGNFLPTTGFPRIDRFKEHTIELPVASITVSPQNETELRKALSSALELGKGVVHVLSHLDGLDTALQLGEPTAHIGRLQVFSTKRACPVCATSYAELDPRLFSYNSKHGWCPDCVGTGVKLTKEQRKVFDDSVQGEDNRGREQTFEEPDADDVTDAVCPSCQGTRLNPVARAVLFADTPITDVARLSVSEVRQWIENLELSGREADIARDLIPEIRSRLEFLEEVGLSYLTLDRGAPTLSGGEAQRIRLAAQLGSNLQGVCYVLDEPTIGLHARDNQILLNALHKLGDKGNTLVVVEHDEDTIRRADHIIDIGPSAGKRGGRLIAQGTVQDVQAAEESQTGRYLLHAMKHPLKPRRDVADSAKKDARVPEHWLTVHDAQMHNLRDVTAHVPLHRLVAVTGVSGSGKSTLARDVLLTNVAAWVAQRSTKAGREAMDAGNSPALVGCRGLSGFEGIDRVLEVDQTPIGKTPRSCPATYIGFWDTIRKLFAETLEAKARGYAPGRFSFNTGEGRCPACEGQGMRTIEMSFLPDVKVPCEVCHGARFNPETLAVTWRGKSIGDVLQMEVDEAVEFFASMPSIAHPLQLLKDVGLGYLTLGQPSPTLSGGEAQRIKLVTELTKVRDEVGRRGQKAPHTLYVLDEPTVGLHMADVHKLIRVLHRLVDGGHSVIVIEHDLDVIAEADWIIDLGPEGGKDGGRIVAAASPEELVRIGTHTGKALAPVLAR, encoded by the coding sequence ATGACACATGGATTGATCCGTATACACGGAGCTCGACAGCACAACCTCAAGAACCTCGACGTGGACATTCGCACCAGCGAATTGACGGTGGTCACCGGACCCAGTGGTTCCGGCAAATCCAGCCTGGTGTTCGATACGCTGTACGCGGAAGGCCAGCGCCGCTACGTCGAAACCTTCAGCGCCTACGCGCGCCAGTTCCTGGACCGCATGGACAAGCCCGCCGTCGACAGCGTGGAGGGCGTGCCCCCGGCCATCGCGATCGACCAGACCAATCCGGTGCGTTCTTCGCGCTCCACGGTCGGGACGATGACGGAAATCAACGATCACCTCAAGCTGATGTTTGCCCGCGCAGGCCAGCTATTCGATCGCAAGACCGCACAGGCGGTGCGCCATGACTCGCCCGACACGATCTACGCCGAGCTCAAGGCCCGCAGCGACGCGGAAGGCGATCCGCGCATCGTCATCACCTTCCCGGTGGAGCTGCCTGCGGGCACGTCCGCCGAACAGGTGGAGCAATGGCTTTCCGCGAGCGGCTTCACCAAGGTGCAGGCTGAGCGTGAAGTGGCTACGCCCACCGGCCCGCGCAAGCTGCTCGATGTGGTGGCCGACCGTTTCCGCCTGGGCAATGCCGAGCGCGCGCGCGTGATCGAGGCCATCGAGGTCGGCCTCAAGCGCGGCAGCGGCAAGCTCATCGTCTATCGGCTGAAGGACGAAGGCGAGCCCGATCTCTGGCGTTTTTCCACCGGCCTGCATTGCCCCGACAGCGACCTGCGCTACAGCGAGCCGATTCCCTCGATGTTCTCGTTCAACTCGGCGGTCGGCGCGTGCGACACCTGCCGGGGTTTCGGGCGCGTGATCGGCGTCGACTATGGCCTCGTCATTCCCAACGACAAGCTCACGCTGCGCGCGGGGGCGATCAAGACCATCCAGACGCCTGCATGGAAGGAGGCGCAGGACGATCTGATGCGCCACGCCGAAACCGCCGGCATTCCGCGCGACACGGCCTGGTACAAGCTCACCGACGACCAGAAGAAATGGGTGATCGACGGCACGCCCGGCTACAAGGAAGGCAACTGGAACAAGCAGTGGTACGGCATCCGGCGCTTCTTCGAATACCTGGAGAGCAAGGCGTACAAGATGCACATCCGCGTGCTGCTCTCCAAGTACCGCAGCTACACGCCGTGCCCGGTCTGCGCGGGCGCACGCCTGAAGACCGAGAGCCTGCTCTGGCGCATCGGCAGCAAGGAGGATGCCGACGCCGTTCTGCCGCCGGCCCGGCGCTTCATGCCGCAGGGCGTGGACTGGACGCGCGAGCAGCTCGAGGGCCTGCCGGGCCTGAGCCTGCACGACCTGATGCTGCTGCCGATTGAACGGCTGCGCGACTTCTTCGATCGCCTCGGCGCCAGCGCGCCGCACCGCGTGCTGGGCTGGACCCGGCCGGGCGAGGCCGGCGAGAGCGGCCAGCCCGACGCCAGCGTGATCGACATCGACATCGACAGCGGCGAGGCGCAGGCCCTGCGCATGCTGCACGAGGAGATCACCACGCGCCTGCGCTATCTGTGCGACGTGGGCATCGGCTACCTCACGCTCGACCGCCAGAGCCGCACGCTTTCGGGTGGGGAAGTGCAGCGCATCAACCTGACGACCGCGCTCGGCACCTCGCTGGTGAACACCTTGTTCGTGCTGGACGAGCCCAGCATCGGGCTGCACCCGCGCGACATGCACCGCATCACCGAAGCCATGCTGCGCCTGCGCGACGCGGGCAACACGCTGGTGGTGGTCGAGCACGACCCGGCGGTCATGATCGCCGCCGACCGCGTGATCGACATGGGACCCGCGCCGGGCGAGCGCGGGGGCGAGATCGTGTTCGACGGTACCGTGGGGGAACTGCGGCGCGCAGACACGCTCACGGGCAACTATCTCGGTGGCCGCAAGACCATCAGCTCGGGCATCAAGCGGCTGGTGACCGATGCCACGCCGCGCCTCGTCCTGGAAGGTGCGCGCGAGCACAACCTGAAGGACGTCACGGTCGAGTTCCCCCTGCAGCGCCTGGTCACGGTGACCGGCGTTTCGGGCTCGGGCAAGTCCACGCTGATCCAGGACGTGCTCGCTCCCGCGCTGCTGCGCCAGTTCGGCAAGGCCACCGAGACGCCGGGTGTGCACGACCGGCTGCTCGGCGCGGACCATCTCTCCGACGTGGTGTTCGTCGACCAGTCGCCCATCGGCAAGACCGCGCGCTCCAATCCGGTCAGCTATGTTGGCGCATGGGATTCGATCCGCGAGATCTTCGCCAGCGCGCCGCTGTCGCGCGAGCGCAGCTACACCGCGGCGAAGTTCAGCTTCAACGCGGGAGACGGCCGTTGCCCGACCTGTGGCGGCTCGGGCTTCGAGCATGTGGAGATGCAGTTCCTCTCCGACGTGTACCTGCGCTGTCCCGACTGCGATGGTCGCCGCTACCGTCCCGAAATTCTCGAGGTGAGGATCGAGCGCGGCGGCCGCATGCTGAACGTGGCGGACGTGCTCGAGCTCACCGTGAGCGAGGCGGCCGAGCTGTTCGCCAGGGACCGCGAGGTGATCCGTGCGCTGCAGCCCATCGTCGATGTGGGCCTGGAATATGTGAAGCTCGGCCAGCCCGTGCCCACGCTGTCGGGCGGCGAGGCGCAGCGCCTGAAGCTGGCGGGCTTCCTGGCCGAGGCGGCCAAGGGCGGTAGTGCCAGCAAGCAGCCTGTGGCGAAGAAAGGCACGCTGTTCCTGTTCGACGAGCCCACCACGGGCCTGCATTTCGACGACATCGCCAAGCTCATGCGCGCTTTGCGCAAGCTGCTCGATGCGGGACATTCGCTGGTCGTCATCGAGCACAACCTGGATGTGATCCGCGCCAGCGACTGGATCATCGACATGGGCCCCGAAGGCGGTGACAAGGGCGGCCAGATCATCGCGCAGGGTGCCCCCGAATCGCTGCGCCACGACCGTGCTTCCCACACCGCTGCCGCGCTGCGCGAGTATGAGCAGGCGCTGGGGGAGAGCGGGCATTCCGTGCACGAGAAGCAGGCCGAAATGCGCCGCGAGAAGCGCAAGCGCGAAGGTGAGGGCGCCCAGCAGGCCAAGAATGCCATCGAGATCATCAACGCCAAGGAACACAACCTCAAGCAACTGAGCGTGGATATTCCGCGCGGCAAGTTCAACGTGGTAACGGGCGTGTCGGGCTCGGGCAAATCGACGCTCGCATTCGACATCCTCTTCAACGAGGGCCAGCGCCGCTATCTCGAGTCGCTGAATGCCTACGCGCGCAGCATCGTGCAGCCGGCGGGGCGTCCCGAGGTGGATGCGGTCTACGGCATTCCGCCGACCGTCGCCATCGAGCAGCGCCTGTCGCGCGGCGGCAGGAAGTCCACCGTGGGCACCACCACCGAGGTCTGGCATTTCCTGCGGCTGCTGTACGTGAAGCTGGGCGTGCAGCACTGCATCCATGACGGCGCGGCCGTGCAGCCGCAGACCGCGGACAGCATCGCGGCGCAGCTGCTCACGCAATTCAAGGGCCAGCTCGTGGGGCTGATGGCTCCGCTGGTGCTGAACCGCAAGGGCGTCTACACCGAGCTGGCCGACTGGGCCCGCCCGCGCGGCTACACACATCTGCGCGTGGACGGCAACTTCCTTCCGACGACCGGCTTCCCGCGCATCGACCGCTTCAAGGAACACACCATCGAACTGCCGGTGGCCAGCATCACCGTCAGCCCGCAGAACGAGACCGAACTGCGCAAGGCATTGTCGAGCGCGCTCGAGCTGGGCAAGGGCGTGGTGCATGTGCTCAGCCACCTCGACGGCCTCGATACGGCGCTGCAACTGGGCGAGCCCACGGCACATATCGGCAGGCTGCAGGTGTTCTCCACCAAGCGCGCATGCCCCGTCTGCGCGACCAGCTATGCGGAGCTCGACCCGCGTCTGTTCTCCTACAACAGCAAGCATGGCTGGTGTCCCGATTGCGTGGGCACGGGCGTGAAGCTCACCAAGGAACAGCGCAAGGTGTTCGACGACTCGGTACAGGGCGAGGACAACCGCGGGCGCGAACAGACCTTCGAGGAGCCCGATGCGGACGACGTGACCGACGCGGTCTGCCCAAGCTGCCAGGGCACGCGGCTCAACCCCGTGGCGCGTGCGGTGCTGTTTGCCGACACGCCGATCACCGACGTGGCGCGGCTGTCGGTGTCCGAGGTGCGCCAATGGATCGAGAACCTGGAGCTTTCGGGCCGCGAGGCGGACATCGCGCGCGACCTGATTCCCGAGATCCGCAGCCGCCTCGAGTTTCTCGAGGAGGTGGGCCTCTCCTATCTCACGCTCGATCGCGGAGCCCCCACGCTGAGCGGTGGCGAGGCGCAGCGCATCCGCCTGGCCGCGCAACTCGGCAGCAACCTGCAGGGCGTGTGCTACGTGCTCGACGAGCCGACGATCGGCCTGCATGCGCGGGACAACCAGATCCTGCTGAATGCGCTGCACAAGCTGGGCGACAAGGGCAATACGCTGGTCGTCGTCGAGCATGACGAGGACACGATCCGCCGGGCCGACCACATCATCGACATCGGACCGAGCGCGGGCAAGCGCGGCGGACGCCTGATTGCGCAGGGCACGGTGCAGGACGTGCAGGCAGCCGAGGAGTCCCAGACGGGCCGCTATCTGCTGCACGCGATGAAGCATCCGCTGAAGCCGCGCCGCGACGTGGCCGATTCGGCGAAGAAGGATGCGCGCGTGCCCGAGCACTGGCTCACCGTGCACGACGCCCAGATGCACAACCTGCGCGATGTGACGGCGCATGTGCCGCTGCACCGCCTCGTGGCGGTGACGGGGGTGAGCGGCTCCGGCAAGTCCACCCTGGCGCGCGACGTGCTGCTCACCAACGTGGCGGCATGGGTTGCTCAGCGCTCGACCAAGGCGGGTCGCGAAGCCATGGATGCCGGCAATTCACCAGCGCTGGTCGGCTGCCGGGGACTGTCCGGTTTCGAGGGCATCGACCGGGTGCTCGAAGTGGACCAGACGCCGATCGGCAAGACGCCGCGGTCCTGCCCCGCGACCTACATCGGTTTCTGGGACACGATCCGCAAGCTGTTTGCCGAGACGCTCGAAGCCAAGGCGCGAGGCTACGCACCGGGCCGCTTCTCGTTCAACACCGGCGAAGGCCGCTGCCCGGCCTGCGAGGGGCAGGGCATGCGCACCATCGAGATGAGCTTCCTGCCGGACGTGAAGGTGCCTTGCGAGGTCTGCCACGGCGCGCGCTTCAATCCCGAGACGCTGGCCGTGACCTGGCGGGGCAAAAGCATCGGCGACGTGCTGCAGATGGAGGTCGACGAGGCCGTCGAGTTCTTTGCGAGCATGCCGAGCATTGCCCACCCGCTGCAACTGCTCAAGGACGTGGGGCTCGGCTACCTCACGCTTGGCCAGCCTTCGCCCACGCTGTCGGGAGGAGAAGCCCAGCGCATCAAGCTCGTCACCGAGCTCACCAAGGTGCGCGACGAGGTGGGACGGCGCGGGCAGAAGGCTCCGCATACGCTGTACGTTCTGGACGAGCCCACGGTGGGCCTGCACATGGCCGATGTGCACAAGCTCATCCGCGTGCTGCACCGCCTGGTCGATGGCGGGCACAGCGTGATCGTGATCGAGCACGACCTCGACGTGATCGCGGAGGCCGACTGGATCATCGACCTGGGCCCGGAAGGCGGAAAGGACGGTGGCCGCATCGTGGCCGCGGCTTCGCCGGAGGAACTGGTGCGCATCGGCACGCATACGGGCAAGGCGCTTGCGCCGGTGCTGGCGCGCTGA
- a CDS encoding ABC transporter substrate-binding protein, giving the protein MRNWKSSAALWTLAAGMGMGMGTAHAQIMIGQTAGFSGVVAAGVQETTDGAKLYLDSVNARGGVHGQKIELISLDDKFDPKLAGENARKLIEEQNVTAMFLTRGTPHNEAIVPHLNKHGVVLIGPSTGAMVLHKPLQKNVFNVRATYQREAEKAITHLASLGITRIGVVLADDSFGADGLAGAMRGFNQAKMEPAVLEKVNRAKPDFAPVTAKIVQANVQAVLVLASGNTVVDGYNAFRKAGSGAQLVTLSNNASSGFVKSLGENARGVIVTQVFPSERAGNSPLVREALELAKTKGKEVSPAMLEGYASAKVLVEALRRAGPKPTRDKLGPALESMQKFDIGGLEVNYSPDDHTGLDFADLSIIGTDGKFRR; this is encoded by the coding sequence ATGAGGAACTGGAAGAGTTCGGCAGCGCTGTGGACGCTGGCCGCAGGAATGGGCATGGGTATGGGCACCGCCCATGCGCAGATCATGATCGGGCAGACGGCGGGGTTCAGCGGCGTCGTCGCCGCGGGCGTCCAGGAGACGACCGACGGCGCCAAGCTGTACCTGGACAGCGTGAATGCGCGCGGCGGCGTGCACGGCCAGAAGATCGAACTGATCTCGCTGGATGACAAGTTCGATCCCAAGCTCGCCGGCGAGAATGCCCGCAAGCTGATCGAGGAACAGAACGTCACCGCCATGTTCCTCACGCGCGGCACGCCCCACAACGAGGCCATCGTTCCGCACCTGAACAAGCATGGCGTGGTGCTGATCGGCCCCTCCACCGGCGCGATGGTGCTGCACAAGCCGCTGCAGAAGAACGTGTTCAACGTGCGCGCCACCTACCAGCGCGAGGCCGAAAAGGCGATCACGCACCTGGCGTCGCTGGGCATCACGCGCATCGGCGTGGTCCTGGCGGACGACAGCTTCGGCGCCGACGGACTGGCCGGCGCGATGCGCGGCTTCAACCAGGCGAAGATGGAGCCTGCGGTGCTGGAGAAGGTCAACCGCGCCAAGCCCGACTTTGCGCCCGTCACCGCCAAGATCGTGCAGGCCAATGTACAGGCCGTGCTGGTGCTGGCGTCCGGCAACACCGTGGTCGATGGCTACAACGCCTTCCGCAAGGCCGGATCGGGGGCACAGCTCGTGACGCTGTCCAACAATGCCTCGTCCGGCTTCGTCAAAAGCCTGGGCGAGAATGCGCGCGGTGTGATCGTCACCCAGGTGTTCCCGAGCGAGCGAGCAGGCAACTCCCCGCTGGTGCGCGAAGCACTCGAATTGGCCAAGACCAAGGGCAAGGAGGTGAGCCCCGCGATGCTGGAAGGCTACGCCTCGGCCAAGGTGCTGGTCGAGGCACTGCGCCGTGCAGGCCCCAAGCCCACCCGCGACAAGCTGGGCCCGGCCCTGGAGTCCATGCAGAAGTTCGACATCGGCGGGCTGGAGGTGAACTACTCGCCCGATGACCACACGGGCCTTGATTTTGCCGATCTGTCCATCATCGGGACGGACGGGAAGTTCCGCCGCTGA
- a CDS encoding porin — protein sequence MQTSSRVLLATLALLGTSAAFAQSSVTVYGRVNTSIEHQKTGDSTATVMQNNASRFGFRGTEDLGGGLKAGFVLESGFNSDTGTSDGRGFFARQSEVNLSGNFGEVRLGRWTAPSYFATADYISMHNHDTGTSADAFYAYVMNDIATNSNGISYKTPTFSGFNVELGTGLYEKNAKYGNKNVYDLAANYEGGPLALGLGATKFDQSNQFAVRGLYKIGSQFLVGAYVQRSKNWGFDQVSSSTGGSRTAYRLSGAYLLGASEFHLNVGRAGKMKNFSESQAMQYTLAYNYNLSKRTKVYAFYTKVNNKDGASYMSGAAGEDFSSFAVGVRHNF from the coding sequence ATGCAAACATCTAGCCGCGTTCTGCTCGCTACCCTGGCTCTGCTGGGTACCTCCGCAGCTTTTGCCCAAAGCAGCGTCACCGTCTACGGCCGCGTGAACACCTCCATCGAACACCAGAAGACGGGTGACTCGACTGCTACCGTGATGCAGAACAACGCTTCGCGTTTCGGTTTCCGCGGCACGGAAGACCTGGGCGGCGGCCTGAAGGCTGGTTTCGTTCTGGAATCCGGCTTCAACTCCGACACCGGCACTTCCGACGGCCGTGGTTTCTTCGCCCGTCAGAGCGAAGTGAACCTGTCCGGCAACTTCGGTGAAGTTCGCCTGGGCCGCTGGACTGCTCCTTCGTACTTCGCCACTGCTGACTACATCAGCATGCACAACCACGATACCGGTACATCCGCAGACGCGTTCTACGCCTACGTGATGAACGATATCGCCACCAACTCCAACGGCATCAGCTACAAGACGCCTACATTCAGCGGCTTCAACGTCGAACTGGGCACCGGCCTGTACGAGAAGAACGCCAAGTACGGCAACAAGAACGTCTATGACCTGGCTGCCAACTACGAAGGCGGTCCCCTGGCCCTGGGCCTGGGTGCTACCAAGTTCGACCAGTCCAACCAGTTCGCCGTTCGCGGCCTGTACAAGATCGGTTCGCAGTTCCTGGTGGGCGCATACGTGCAGCGCAGCAAGAACTGGGGCTTCGACCAGGTGTCGTCCTCCACTGGCGGCTCGCGCACTGCATACCGTCTGTCCGGCGCCTACCTGCTGGGCGCAAGCGAGTTCCACCTGAACGTCGGCCGCGCCGGCAAGATGAAGAACTTCTCCGAGTCGCAAGCCATGCAGTACACCCTGGCCTACAACTACAACCTGAGCAAGCGCACCAAGGTGTATGCCTTCTACACGAAGGTCAACAACAAGGACGGCGCTTCCTACATGAGCGGCGCAGCTGGCGAAGACTTCAGCTCGTTCGCAGTGGGCGTGCGTCACAACTTCTAA